CCGCCGACGAATTGCATCGTCCCGATCGGGGAGAAGCTTCTGGAGCAGGCGCTCATGGCGGAGGTTCAGGCCGACTTCTACGCCGTCGTCAGCCGGCCGCCGACCGTCTATCGGGGGAATCCGTTTCTCGTCGAGGCGGGGATCGCCTGGGGCGGCGATCAGCCCGCCGAGGAGCCCGTCACCCTCTACCGCTACGCCAATCGCGTTCCGCTGCTCTACCAGCAGTCCGCCTGCGCCATCACCAAGTCGGCGATCGGCACGGACTGGAAGAACTACCAGGTGACGCAGCCGAGAGGGGCGTTGCCGGTCGGTCCCGCGGTTCTCCTCGTGCACATCGTGTCCGCGTGGGTCCCGTTCACGTCCGAGAGCAAAGAGTCGATCGCGCACTACCCGGAGATCCTGAAGGAGATCCGGCTCGCGCTGCAGGAGTGCGGGAGGCGGCTCGCCCTGCACATCAACAGGACCCGGCGGGCTCACGAGGAAGGAAAGAAGCGCTCGTACATCAAAAAGTACATTCCCCTCATCGGAGTCGCCCTGCAGCAGATCCTGGCTCTGACCGACGCCGACCGCGAGCGGACAGTCGCGACCCTGACACAGATCCTCGAGAAGAGCAGGGGCGAGGAGGAGCAAGATCAATGAGCCCCGCCGCAACTCCGCTGCGGACGGCGGCGAGCCGGCCGCTTCCCTTCGTCCCGCCATGGTCGCGTTCGCGGCGCGGGGCTGCGGGAGCGGGTCGGGCCGCGGGTCCACAGGACGACGTCGCCGTGCGCCGGTGGCACCGCGCGCGCTGCCGCTGGCATGATCCCTGCGAAGGACGGATCTCCTCGCGAGATTCCGACTCCATCGGGGATCGCGGCGGCAGATCCGTCGATCGGCGTGTCACGCAAAGCGGGCAGCGATGCGCGCCGGCGCGGATCTGCGCCGCGGGATCTGGAGATCCCCCCGCCGGCGTGAAGACGCGCGCCTGTGCGAATCCGTCCGGCGATTCACGTGGCGCGTTGGGTGTGATGAGGGGGAATCGGAGATGAAGAAGCTCGACACGGGGGTCCTCAAGACGGTCCGCGAACGCAACCGGAAGCTGGATCGCCAGACCGTCGACCTCATCATCTCTACCGCCGCCGAAGTCCACAAACGGATCGGCAAGCGGCAGAAGCCGGACATGAAGTTCCCCGTGCGGTCGCTGGGCAATGTCTCCTACTCCGAGAAGAAGGGATACCTGGAGATCGGGCGCCTCAAGAAGGTCAGGACGCTGACGGTCAACACCGTGAAGACCTTCGCCCAGACCTTGCGGATGATGTCCCTCTCGAAGGAGCTGATCGAGTCCAACGACTTCGCGACGAAGAGGGACGCCTACTATCAGTCCAAGAACTGGGGCGACGCGATGTTCCACGACCAGGTCGAGTCCGACACGGTCATGGACGACATCGAGGCCCTCTTCTCGCAGGGAGAGATCAACCGGGAGCAGCTCCGCTTCATCCCGGACGAGCACGGCGGCGCCGTGGCGGGGGACCTCGTGGTCCTCGACCCCGATCTCGAGACCGGCGAGATTGAGCGGATCGACTGCACGCGGTTCGGGTCCGGAGCCTATTCGATCCCGTCATCGGTCGAGCACCTCGGTTTCGAGACCGAGGCCCGCTTCGTTCTGGCCATCGAGACGGGCGGCATGTTCCAGAGGCTGCAGAGCCACAAGTTCTGGAAGACCGCCTCCTGCATCCTCGTGTCGATGGGGGGTGTGCCGACGCGGGCCACGCGGCGATTCATC
The DNA window shown above is from Candidatus Eisenbacteria bacterium and carries:
- a CDS encoding DNA topoisomerase VI, with the translated sequence MKKLDTGVLKTVRERNRKLDRQTVDLIISTAAEVHKRIGKRQKPDMKFPVRSLGNVSYSEKKGYLEIGRLKKVRTLTVNTVKTFAQTLRMMSLSKELIESNDFATKRDAYYQSKNWGDAMFHDQVESDTVMDDIEALFSQGEINREQLRFIPDEHGGAVAGDLVVLDPDLETGEIERIDCTRFGSGAYSIPSSVEHLGFETEARFVLAIETGGMFQRLQSHKFWKTASCILVSMGGVPTRATRRFIRRLADERKLPVYAFVDCDPYGISNIYRTLKVGSGNAAHINQFFCVPHTRFLGVTPQDIVDYKLPTHPLKEVDIKRARDAIKNDPFFQKHREWRRAMEKLLQMGVRAEQQALAKWGLNYVIEEYLPAKLSHTERFLP